The Struthio camelus isolate bStrCam1 chromosome 5, bStrCam1.hap1, whole genome shotgun sequence genome has a segment encoding these proteins:
- the AHSA1 gene encoding activator of 90 kDa heat shock protein ATPase homolog 1, with protein sequence MAKWGEGDPRWIVEQRADATNVNNWHWTERDASNWSTERLKTLLLPVRVEGEEGACEVTEVSKLDGEASINNRKGKLIFFYEWAIKLAWTGTSKTGVKYKGYVEIPNLSDENDIDEVEILVSLAKDEPDTNLKTLMKQEGTKKIRDAMKTYISTLKTEFTQGMILPTMNGEHMETTPQVAPKAEDRKTAASSSTATSQSKSIGVKIPTCKISLKDTFLTSPEELYRVFVTQEMVQAFTHAQAALEADKGGKFQLLDGSVTGEFVDLVPEKQLIMKWRFKSWPAGHFATITLNFTDKGGETEVCLEGKGVPASEEERTKQGWQRYYFEGIKQTFGYGARLF encoded by the exons ATGGCCAAGTGGGGAGAGGGAGACCCGCGCTGGATCGTCGAGCAGCGGGCGGACGCCACCAACGTCAACAACTGGCACTG GACGGAGCGGGATGCCTCCAACTGGTCCACGGAACGGCTTAAAACTCTCCTCCTGCCTGTCAGGGTGGAGGGTGAGGAGGGGGCCTGCGAGGTGACAGAAGTGAGCAAATTGGATGGAGAAGCCTCAATTAATAACCGCAAAGGGAAACTAATCTTCTTCTATGAGTGGGCTATTAAGCTGGCATGGACCG gcacctcaaagacaggagTGAAGTATAAAGGGTATGTGGAGATTCCTAATCTCTCGGATGAAAATGACATTGATGAAGTTGAG ATCCTTGTCAGCCTTGCTAAAGATGAGCCTGACACTAACTTGAAGACCCTGATGAAGCAAGAGGGTACGAAAAAAATAAGAGATGCAATGAAAACTTACATCAGCACTCTCAAAACAG AATTCACCCAGGGCATGATTTTGCCCACAATGAATGGTGAGCATATGGAAACAACACCTCAGGTGGCACCTAAAGCAGAAGACCGCAAG aCCGCTGCTAGCAGCAGTACAGCAACATCACAGTCCAAATCAATAGGAGTCAAGATTCCTACATGTAAGATCAGCTTAAAAGACACCTTCTTAACATCTCCTGAGGAGCTCTATCGAGTGTTTGTTACTCAGGAG ATGGTCCAAGCTTTCACCCACGCACAAGCAGCCTTGGAGGCTGATAAAGGAGGCAAGTTTCAGTTGCTGGATGGCAGCGTCACAGGAGAGTTTGTTGACCTA gTCCCTGAGAAGCAACTTATTATGAAGTGGAGATTTAAATCTTGGCCAGCTG GGCACTTTGCAACAATTACCTTGAACTTCACTGACAAAGGTGGTGAGACAGAAGTGTGTTTGGAAGGCAAGGGCGTTCCTGCCAGTGAGGAGGAAAGAACAAAGCAAGGCTGGCAGCGCTACTACTTTGAGGGCATTAAACAGACATTTGGTTATGGCGCCCGCTTGTTTTAA